CGAGATAGAAACCAAGAAGGGCAAGTGGTGACGAACGTCTTTCACGAGAGGTGAAGGTGCTGGGAGGAGGGCACAGTTGACAGGTACTTTCGAGCTGGCAAAGCAAAGGTCGAGCACGTTGTTGGAGCTGTTGCACAGGTCGTTTAACTGGCTCAGGTTCGCAGTCGAATATTCGTCCAGGAGATCATGTTTAAGCTTGTTCGAGGGGGTGAGAGCAAGATTTGGTAGCAATTTGTTCGTCGGGATGCGTGTCCAACGGATACCCGGAAAGTTGAAATCGCCGACGATCATTATGCTGTCATTGAATTTCGTCTTGGATAAAATCCACGTCAAAGATCGTCTGTGCTGCTCAAAGAGAGTCGCATCGTTGTCAAATTTTGGTGGAATataaacaacacacacaaacaatgtGGATGAGGCGAGAGGGACTGAAACCCACACCTGTTCTGGACACGTGCAATTCGGTGGGATCAGTTGGCGTGGCTTGAGACTAGAGCGGACGGCAAGAAGGACACCTCCGCCTGAATCTTTGCAGCTGTTCGCGGCAGAACGATCGCAGCGGAAAACCTCGTATTCGGTACCGAAGATTTGACTCGAGAGGGTAGTTGTTGACAGCCAGGTTTCGGTAAATGCATAAAAGTCGTAAGAAGCGGAAGAGATAGCGAGATAGTAATTTGCGATGGTAGTGTTCATACCCCCTACATTTTGATAGTAGAGCAGAAGATTTGTCGCTTCTTCACAATGCAGCGCAGCTTGGTAAGTCGTACGAGGGTCGGTTGGTGGTGGAGCGGGTGAAATGGCAGACCTTAAACCATTGTTCCTGGGATAACCATGACAAGTTATCCCACATGCTataaagatggccgccataGCGTTATAAATTATTCCCGGGATAACCATCTGTGGGATAACTTTTCCCACcttgaatcgacaggggaggaagaagcgtggggacacaccaccatacgctccgagattttggttgtattcgttgggagcaccatgataagaaggtttggtactccgggaccctctgggatgggacattgtgaGCAGAGAACCGCTGAAGCCCAGTCGCTCGAGTTTAGCAACAGCAATACGGTGGTTTAGCTTGTCGAATGCTGCCGATAGATCCGTGTAGATGGCGTCAATTTGTTTCCGTTTCTGCATGGTTCGTAGGATGAAGGACGAATAGGTGACCAGATTGGAACTGGTAGAACGTTTCGCCATAAAGCCATGCTGATCCTGGGCGATATAATCACAACAGTTGAACTTGATGAAGTCTAGCACAATGACTTCGAAGAGCTTGCTTACAGCGCAGAGGGCAGCGATTCCGCGGTAGTTCCGGACGTCACGTTTAGGCCCCTTTTTGTGAACAGGGAACAAAAACGACTTCTtccagaaacatgggaaaacTCCGGTGGAAAGCGAGGTGTTGAAGAGTTGAGCCAGCGGTTCCGCGAGTGCATCGCAACACTTTTTGAGCACAACCGCGGGGATGCCATCCGGTCCACAGCTGTTGGAACTCTTCAGGCGGGTGCAGGCACGGCGAACGGACTCGGGGCTTATCACCGGATGAGGTCCGATGGGAGGTCTCAGTGGAACGTTACTAGCAGCCCTAGCGACTTGCGAGTCTGCTACAGTTTCGTTATTGAAGACACTGCAGAACTGGCGCCGGAAAAGGTCGCAAATACTCTCGGTGGTTGTAGCCTCATCACCGTCGAGTACCATCGAGGTTGGGAGACCAGTTTCCTTCCGCTGCTCGTTGACGTGGTTCCAAAACTTGTTGGGTTCACGTTTCAAGCGGCTCTGGATGCGGTTCAGGTGGCGGCGAAAAAGTTGGTTGTTTAACAAACTGTACTTCCGGTTCTTAGCTCTGTAGTGGTTTTTCCAACGATCTGTCGGATGCTTGGCATATTTCTTGAGTGCGGCACGTTTCACGGTCTTCAGCTTCTTCAGGCGGTGAGTAGACCATGGTGGATGTTGAGGAGGTTGCCGCTGTTTCTTCGGGATGAAGACGTTGATAGCTTGCGTCAAAATTTCCGTCCAGGTAACAGCAGCTTCGTTGGCGTCGAGATTGGCCATCAGTCGAGTCCAGTTAACGGTTGCCAAGAATTCGTTCATACCTTCGTAGTTACCATTGCGGTAGTCTATGAAGGTACTACCGTTCGTGTCACTAAAGGTGAACACTGTACACGAGATAGAAACCAGGAAGGGCAAGTGGTGACGAACGTCTTTCACGAGAGGTGAAGGTGCTGGGAGGAGGGCACAGTTGACAGGTACTTTCGAGCTGGCAAAGCAAAGGTCGAGCACGTTGTTGGAGCTGTTGCACAGGTCGTTTAACTGGCTCAGGTTCGCAGTCGAATATTCGTCCAGGAGATCATGTTTAAGCTTGTTCGAGGGGGTGAGAGCAAGATTTGGTAGCAATTTGTTCGTCGGGATGCGTGTCCAACGGATACCCGGAAAGTTGAAATCGCCGACGATCATTATGCTGTCATTGACTTTCGTCTTGGATAAAATCCACGTCAAAGATCGTCTGTGCTGCTCAAAGAGAGTCGCATCGTTGTCAAATTTTGGTGGAATataaacaacacacacaaacaatgtGGATGAGGCGAGAGGGACTGAAACCCACACCTGTTCTGGACACGTGCAATTCGGTGGGATCAGTTGGCGTGGCTTGAGACTGGAGCGGACGGCAAGAAGGACACCTCCGCCTGAATCTTTGCAGCTGTTCGCGGCAGAACGATCGCAGCGGAAAACCTCGTATTCGGTACCGAAGATTTGACTCGAGAGGGTAGTTGTTGACAGCCAGGTTTCGGTAAATGCATAAAAGTCGTAAGAAGCGGAAGAGATAGCGAGATAGTAATTTGCGATGGTAGTGTTCATACCCCCTACATTTTGATAGTAGAGCAGAAGATTTGTCGCTTCTTCACGATGCAGCGCAGCTTGGTTAGTCGTACGAGGGTCGGTTGGTGGTGGAGCGGGTGAAATGGCAGACCTTAAACCATTGTTCCTGGGATAACCATGACAAGTTATCCCACATGCTataaagatggccgccataGCGCTATAAATTATTCCCGGGATAACCATCTGTGAGATAACTTTTCCCACcttgaatcgacaggggaggaagaagcgtggggacacaccaccatacgctccgagattttggttgtattcgttgggagcaccatgataagaaggtttggtactccgggaccctctgggatgggacattgtatttccacgaatgccctggacactatttaccgtggttatagcgccacaactcgctgtctgtaacagtattcctaattccagtccacgctcaccaagtcgtcatggcctagtggttagcatttttgcttaccaatccaaaggacgaaggatcgaaccccgcctcgagcgactttgatttttcgttcatattcatcatttcaaatttatgtgttcttaaactttctcgttgggagcagatgggaatcgaacccagaaccattcgcttacaaagcgaacaccgtaaccattcagccacggccgctccccgcagttactggatttatgagattcctgttaaaaaatcagaatttatttaaaattattttgacattataattaaatttattcaaaaaaaaattatttgacttaataaatttctgcaaaaattcagaatttacttaaaatcagaatcagaaatgtgtccaagtggccaaccggaacctgttttaaatgttgttaaaatgttGTTGAATATATTAGTTAggataatttcaaaactcactaaaatgaatctgaatttatttaaaatcagatactttctgattcttattttaaataaatcaagattTTCTGCTGAATTTTTGTAAGTagtgtaattatttttaaaataaatttaattaaaatttcaaaatgatttcaaataaatttagatttttacaggaatcttataaatccagtagctatgttttttttaaataaattaaatgaaaatgtaaaaataaatttaaataaattctgattttttaaacaggaatcttataatttcgatatctcttttttttaaataaacttaattaaatgtcaagtgtcatctGGTTTCaaaatccggattatttagaacaggttcccattggccacatttataaatctgattttaaataaattcagattcattttaaggaatcctgaaaatttcttaataaaaatattttacaatattttaacaacatttaaaacaggttccggtaggccactcgggcaaatttctgatctgatttgttttccaggaatcttgattattgtccactggttccctgatccggaatatat
This is a stretch of genomic DNA from Culex pipiens pallens isolate TS chromosome 1, TS_CPP_V2, whole genome shotgun sequence. It encodes these proteins:
- the LOC120429973 gene encoding uncharacterized protein LOC120429973, producing the protein MIVGDFNFPGIRWTRIPTNKLLPNLALTPSNKLKHDLLDEYSTANLSQLNDLCNSSNNVLDLCFASSKVPVNCALLPAPSPLVKDVRHHLPFLVSISCTVFTFSDTNGSTFIDYRNGNYEGMNEFLATVNWTRLMANLDANEAAVTWTEILTQAINVFIPKKQRQPPQHPPWSTHRLKKLKTVKRAALKKYAKHPTDRWKNHYRAKNRKYSLLNNQLFRRHLNRIQSRLKREPNKFWNHVNEQRKETGLPTSMVLDGDEATTTESICDLFRRQFCSVFNNETVADSQVARAASNVPLRPPIGPHPVISPESVRRACTRLKSSNSCGPDGIPAVVLKKCCDALAEPLAQLFNTSLSTGVFPCFWKKSFLFPVHKKGPKRDVRNYRGIAALCAVSKLFEVIVLDFIKFNCCDYIAQDQHGFMAKRSTSSNLVTYSSFILRTMQKRKQIDAIYTDLSAAFDKLNHLFTFSDTNGSTFIDYRNGNYEGMNDFLATVNWTRLMANLDANEAAVTWTEILTQAINVFIPKKQRQPPQHPPWSTHRLKKLKTVKRAALKKYAKHPTDRWKNHYRAKNR